A segment of the Leptospira barantonii genome:
CAAATCAGCGATCACATCGGTTGGAGGAAACAAGTCGGAACTCAACGCTCGGATCGCGGCTTCCAAACCGATTTCCCGCAAAGTGGAAGGGTGAAGATTCGTATAAATGTCTCGAAGCTCCTGACTCGCCTTGTCGATCAACAAAAGCCCCGTATCAAACTGAGCCTCGTAGATCTTAGGATTTCTGCTATAGGCTTGAAAGTTGAGTTTGGCCGCGAGAATGGTTTGTCCAACGCCGTCGTGGAGTTCCCGCGAAAGTCGAATTCTTTCCTCTTCTTGAGACTGTAGGAGCTTTGTGTGAAGGTTGGCGATTTTCCTTTCCAACCTTTTGTTTTCGGTGATGTTCTTGAGAATGATTCCCGTACTTTCTCCGAAACGAAACACCGAATAACCGTAATAGATCTTTTGTTTTCTGAATTCTTGGTTTTGAACCTTTCCTCTTTTGGAAAGATTGATATTGGATTCCATTTCTTCCTGATCGACCGGGTTGAGACCGAAGATCCGAAACAGATTCTTCCCCATTAAATTGCGGGAACTCCCTCCGAATTCCTTACGAAAGGATTCGTTTGCAAAAAGAATCGTTTGTTTGTCGTCGATTGCGACGATCGGAGAAATTTCCTTCAATAGATTTAGAAAGAATTTGGGTGAAAGACCCGATTCTAAGATTGCCGGAGAGGAAGGAAGTTTTCGATTCTTAGGTTTTAGTTCCCGCATAAGAGGTTAAAACAATCTCATGCGCCGCTAAGAAAGAAAAGAAAAAAAGAGGCCCCGGGAAGAAAATCCCGGGGAAATGAGTTCAAAGTTCAATTCGTGGCAGGGAAAACTTCGGAAGTAACCGGAGTCAGATACCAATCTTGGTTCGTGTTTCCGGAGGATTCATACCAAGGTTTGAAAGAAGGATACGATTTACGAATATCCGTGCTTTCATAAGGCCAGAGGAAATTTCCGGGAACCAAAAGCGCCCATGGAAATCCGGTAGAATCCAGATAGAGATCCTTTCCGTTCGCGTCGAAATATCTTTTCGGAAAGTGAATCTCCTTATTGGTGTTGATGACTTTTACGAACGTATCATACGGAGCGGGTCCTAAACTCACGCGATTGATCGCGTTTTGTAAGATCACTTCTAAGTTCGCCGATTTTCCTTTTTTGAAAACCGTATTCGATCTGGAAGAGTTCGAGTTTTGGATCGTCGTATTGGATCTAGGAAGAATTTCCAGAGAAGAAATCGCAGAATCGTTTCCGCCCGTATTGGATTCCACGGTGGTTCCGTCGAAACCGTATCTTGTCAAAGCGTATGAAGATGCGGTAACTCCCGGAATCGTAAGATGAAGAGTGTGGTTGTAACCCGCGCCCTTCGCTACGTGAACGAAGTTTGCGCGCACTCTTGACACTTCACCTTTCGCGTTCCAATCCTCTTCAAAGACGACTCTTGCGTTGTAATCGTTAAAGTCCGCGTCCCCTTGTGCGGGATATAAGTCTTCGAAAGAAATCGTATAATAACCTTCGGTCGGATAACGGAACGTAGACGCACGAGTCGCGTCGTTGGGATATGCGTCGTCTTTGTCCGCAATTCCGTCCCCGTCGCTATCGGGATAAGCTACGTTGCTGTTCCCCTTGATGACCACGGTGATTCTTCTGGAAATGCTGTAAGAATTGATGATTTCGATTTCGGCTTCGTAGAGTTGTCCGAAAGCTTCCACTTTCAGAAAAACCTTACGAGTCGCTTCGTCGATGGTGAAACTTCCCTTAACTTCCCCGTTTTCGGAAGTGGCCGCTCTGAAGATGGACTTCTGCGCGGTGTTATCTATATTAAAAATTTGTACTAAACTTCCGGAAATCGGAGATTCCGGACTCAGAACCTGAATGTTTACGTTCACCGTTTTGGTCGTATCGAACACGAAATCCACGGGTGCTGTTTCGTCGTTGATCACGATGCTAAATGGTTGTTCTCCGTCCGGAGCCGCGGAAGGATTGGGCTGAGTTGCGCTTAAAAGCCAAAGAAGGTTGGGATCCTGCGAGTTCGTGCAGGCATTCGCTCCAAAAAGAAGAACCCCTCCCACCAGAACCACACTCGCTAATTTTAGAAAGCCTTTCATCGATCCCTCCGGCATGTAGCCTTAACGAGTTTTATTCTCGCATGGGGCCAAAGGAGAGACAATAATCCGAAGTGACTATTTTGTTAAGCGAACAGGTATAAAGCGAAATGAGAAATTTATTTCATAACTGACGAAAAGCTGGCTTTTAGTGACGAAAAAAAATTCTTACGACTTTTTATAAAAACGTATTCAAAAAACGTTTTATATCGTCGTTGTTCTTCGGAAGTTTAGCCGGCTAAACTCGTTCGCCGATTTTATCTCGTACTCGCGAGAAAGTTTTCGAGCGCCTTGGTTCTGAAAGAATGGAAATCTCCCGAACTTCCGAACTTGCAGAACTGGAGAATCTTTTCCGGAATCTCGCTGTACTTCGCTTCCTCGTTGTTGATCTTGATCATCATATCTCCGATATAGATCGGATAGATGTAAGGCGCGAATTCCTCGTCCACACTCAACGGTCTGTGATGGTATTCCATCGCCTTTGCGTAAATGTCCGGGAAGTTCCATTTTTCGGCGATCAGCGCGCCGACTTTTGTATGAGTAATTCCTAATGCGGCTTCTTCCATCGAAACGGCGGATGCGATTTCCTTGGAAGCCGAGATTTTGCCGATGCTCTTCATCGTTCTTTCTTCCAAGGAAAGAAGGATGATTTCTCCGATGTCGTGTAACAATGCGGCGGACATCAGGTTGCTTACCGTGTCCTTGGGAAGATTCATCCTGTTCGCGACAAGTTTGCAATAGAACGCGCACTGATTCGATTTTTCCCAGATGGAAAGAAACGCGGGGAACTTATCTTCCAAGATCTGTTTGGTTCCGAGTGAATAAAGAAGTTGATTGAGTTCTTTGAGTCCGATGAGTTGGATCGCTCTGTCCAAGGATTCCACTTTGTTCGCTCGGATGAACGCGGCGGAATTTGCAAGTTTTAGAATATTCGCGGAAAGAGCCACGTCCTTCTTGATCGTTTCCGCGATTTGTCCGATGGAAGAATTCGGTCTTTCGATCATCGCTTGGATATCTTGGATCGACTTCGGAAACGTCGGAAGTCCGTCTATGTTCTTGATGATGTCCTGAGTCTTTTGTAACTGAAGATTCTCTTTCGTGATGTTGAGAGGAATGTCTATGATTACGCTCGTGTTGTTTCCTTGACTTTCGATCTTATAAGAGGTGGCGGAAAGTCCGTCGTTCTTCAACATGATCAGCGACATGATCAGTCCGAGTCCCGCGCCTTCGGTTTCGTCGCCGGCTTCCATAAACGCTTCCGCGAGATCGCTGTAAACTTTTGACTTCTCGATTCTTTGATTGATTCTTTCCACTTCGGTAGGACTGAGTTTGACGTTGTTCATCACTCGGATGCGAATCATGTCCTTGTTGTGGATAAAGGAAACTAGAACTACGAAATTATTCTTAAAAAGAAGTTCTTCGTATTTTTCCTTGTTATCGATGTATTTCTTTTTGAAACCTAAAATCTTTTGTTTATAAACTTCGGGGTTGTGAATGTCGGCTTCCATCTCGCGGAAATAAATTCTTTTGATGTTCGCCTTGATCGAGTTGGCGATCGTTTCCTTTAAGGTCGCGAACACGGAGTCCCTTACGTAGATGATATCGAGCTGTAACAGATAACGATCCAAGGTTCTGCTGATGATCGAATCCACGTTCTCGGTGAGATTGTGAAATCTATAATGAACGGGAGAATTTTCGAGTACTGGATGATTGAGATCTTTCAGATTGCTGTAGAGACCGAGGTCTCTATGATGATGGAGCTCTAACGTTTTGCTCTGACTCATATACTTTGATTCTTCCGGTTGCGTTCTTTTCTTGTCAAGTCATCGGAATTTCTTCGCAAGAAATCTTGGAAAAATATTTCCAATTCTATTCTATTTTTTCGATATAGGAAATAAATTCTTTGTTTAAATTTTAACATTTTATTCCGTCTCATCACGAATCTCCGATCCGATAGCCGTTCTTCATTTATCTTCCTTCATTCGATCCAAGGTAGTTTTCTTTGACGTTCGTTCCTTATCGGAATCGAAATCCAAAACAACTCGATAATCTTCTTGAAGAACTCGTCCATTTCCATGTCTCATTAAAAAATCGACGGATAACGTCTAACGTTAGGGAGATTTGCTGAATTCTTAAACGGATTCGACGGAAACTTTGGAAGGCTTTCGATTCTCCCCAAAAAGGGGGATCGGGGGAACGTCTTCGAAGAGGTCTTGGGTCTCTTAAGGGACAGACAAAAGGGCCTCATAAAAGAATTGCTTTCCGATTCCGCGATGATAGAATGAGGCCGCCCGAATCGGGCTCGTTTCCCGAAAAAAAATCTCTGTAACTAGATTAAGGAGCTACTTCCGATGCCAACTTTACAGGAATCTCCGGTAAAAATACCGAATTCTAACCAGACTCCAAACTTTCCGCCTTTAGATAAGGCAGAGATTGAACGTGTGTTCAAGCTCCAGAAACAGCATTTTCATAAAGTTATGAAACTCACCTCCGCGAGCCAGCGGATTGATCGTTTGAAAAAATTGAGACAGGCCATTTTCAAATACACTCCCGAAATCGAAAAAGCGGTGAATTCCGATTTTCGCAAACACGCAAGGGAAGTGGACATCACGGAAATTATGCCTTCGATTTCCGAAATCAACGACGCGATCCATCACGTTCGCAAATGGATGAAACCGGTTCACGCGAAAACTCCGATGACCTTGTTCGGATCGAAAAGCCAAATCCTCTACGAACCTCGCGGAGTTGTGTTGATCATCGGACCTTGGAATTATCCGTTTTATCTTACGTTTGCTCCTCTTGCCGCGGCCATCGCGGCGGGCAATACGGTTTTGATCAAACCTTCCGAGTTCACTCCGGCAACAACCGAAATCACTCAGAAGATCATCAGCGAAGTTTTTCCAAAAGAAGAAGTTGCGGTTTTCGCGGGAGACTATCAGGTTTCCGGCGCGCTTATGGAACTTCCTTTGGATCATATCTTTTTTACCGGAAGCACTCAGGTAGGAAAGATCGTAATGACCGCGGCGGCGAAACATCTTACCAGCGTTACTCTCGAGTTAGGCGGTAAGTCTCCGGCGATCATCGATCGTAGTGCGGATCTGAAAAAGGCCGCTAAAAAACTCGTTTGGGGAAAAGTTTTGAACGCGGGACAAACCTGCGTAGCTCCCGATTATCTGTTGATTCCGAACGATCTCATCAAACCTTTCGTGGAAGAAGCGAAAGCGGTTGTTAAGGATTTTTACGGCAAGGACGGAAAACCTCTGAAGGAGAATGCGGACTTCTGTAGAATCATCAACGATCGTAACTTCAACCGAGTTTCCGGTTATATTCACGAAGCGGTGGAGAAGGGCGCGAAGATCGAAATGGGAGGGGATACGGACGCTTCTCAAAACTACATCGAGCCTACTCTTCTCAGCAACGTACCAGACAATTCGAATATTATGGAAGATGAAATCTTCGGACCGGTTCTTCCTATGATTCCTTACACGAACCTGGACGAAGCGATCGAAAAGATCAACTCCAGACCGAAACCTTTGGCTCTCTACATCTTCGGTAAAAAAGAACGTGCGATCAAAAAGATTCTTAAGGAAACTTCTTCCGGCGGGGCCGCGGTTAACGATGTGATTCTTCATCTCGCGAATCCGAATCTTCCTTTCGGCGGAGTGAATCATTCCGGTCACGGAAGTTATCACGGTTATTTCGGATTTAAGGCATTCTCACACGAACGTTCCGTTCTAAGACAAGCCGCTTTGAGTTCGATCGATTTGATGTATCCGCCTTACACCAATTTTGTGAAACGTCTCGTTTCCTTGACGAAAAAGTTTCTCGTTTGATCGGATAAGAATATCGGGGATTCGATTTCGAATCGAATTCCCTTGAATTTTGAAATCCTTTGAGACTTCGCCTTCGGGCCTTGTTTCAAAGGATTTTTTATTGGAAAAACATCGGAAGAGAATCGGAGGTTTATGTCTAAACGTTTTTTGCTGAATGGAATTTTAGGATTTATATTCTTTCTTTTTATCGCTTGTATCGGAGGAGCTTGGTATTTTGCGGAAGTATTGCTTCATCCAAGACCGCCGCACAAATGCAAACCGGAACATTACATTTTTTGCAACGATCCGAAAGCGGATCTGGACTTAAATTACGAAAACGTAAAATACAAAACCTCGGACGGGATGGAAATCTCCGCTTGGTGGGTTCCTGCGAATCGCCCGAGCGATAAGGTTATGATTTCGATTCATGGAAGAGGTGCGACAAGAAGAGAAGGTCTGCGTTATGTGAAATTGTTCCACGATCAGGGAATCAACGTGATTCTTCCCGATCTAAGAAACTGCGGAGAAAGTCAAAAGTCCTTTAGTTCCATGGGATTTCACGAACGAAAGGATCTGCAAGCGACCTTGGATTTCGTAAAGAACAAGGGAATGAAGTCCACGGGCATTCTCGGGTTTTCCATGGGAGCCGCGACCTCCATTCTTTTTATGGCGGAACAACCCGAGATCAAGATCGGAATTTTTGATTCCGGCTTTGCGGACTTCGTCGAAGTGGTTTCTTTCGTCGCCAAACGCGACTTCGGTTTACCGAAATATCCTTTGCTTCCTTTTGTGATTTTCTTTTACGAAACGAGGGGGAATTTGGAAACGGACGATCTTTCTCCCGAAAAGGTAATCGGATCGATTTCTCCAAGACCTGTTTTGATCTTTCACGGAACCGCGGATAACGGAGTTCCTTACGAACACGGGCTTCGTTTGGAAAAGGCGGCCAAGGAACCGAAAGAATTGGTAACCGTGGAAGGCGGAGAACATACAAAACTCTGGCAGAAAGACGAAAAACTCGTCTCTTCGAAGATTCTTCAGTTAATTCAAAAATTATGATATTCTAAAATTCTCCGCTACCGATCGGAAGCGGAGAATTTTGTTCGAAAGGGAATTCTATTTTTGTAATATCTCTTAAAGCGCCGCGTTTGCCGCGGCAAGCGCCGCCGCGTAATTCGGTTCCGTTCCGATTTCGGGAACCAATTCCACATAACGCACCGTATCCGTTTTATCCACTACGAACACCGCTCTTGCCGAAAGTCCTTTTAACGGACCGTCCGCGATATGAGTTCCGTACGCTTTCGAAAACGAAAAGTCTCTGTACTGAGAACCTGTGACGAGATTGGGAGAATCGATTCCTTCCGTGGAACAAAAACGTTTCATCGCGAACGGAAGATCTCCGGAGATGATTAAGGTTGCGATTCCGGAAAGTCCCGCCGCTTTTTCGTTAAACACTTTGGTTTCGATCGCGCAAACGGAAGTGTCCAAACTTGGAACGGCCACGAGAATTTTCACTTTTCCCGCATAGTCTTTGAGACCGAATTCGGAAAGATCCTGTTTGATCGCTTTGAATTCGGGTGCCTTATCGCCGGGAGCGGGAACTTTACCTTCGAGCGGAATCGGATTGCCTTTGAGTGTGACTTGTGCCATTTGGGTTTTCCTAAGTAAGATTGGATTTAAGGAATAGAATTAAAAAATTGCTTGCAAAAGGAAAGAAGTTTCCGGCAAGTTGGAGGCAGAACTCATTTTTATGAATCTCAACCGCGTAGCAAAACAAGTATCTCTTAGCGTCACCGTCATGGTGTGGCTCGTGCTTGTGGTGGTCGTCTGGCCACCGGGACCCCGCTTTACGCTGTAGAGATTTACTTCAGGCGCAATCCTAAGAAAAGCCTCCTCCGGTGTAAAGCCGGGGGAGGCTTTTTTATTTTAAGGCGGTCGTTTGGAATGAGATCGGAATCAAAAAGTTCGCAAGGAAACGAGTTATGAATATAAACGGAGCGGAATTGATCATTCGATTTTTGGAATATGCAGGAATCGAAATCGTGGCAGGTATTCCGGGAGGCGCAAGTCTTCCCATCTACGACGCGTTACACGGAAGTAAGATCCGCCATATTCTCGCGAGACACGAACAAGGCGCGGGTTTTATCGCGGGTGGAATGGCGAGGGCGAGCGGCAAACCCGCCGTTTGTATCGCTTCTTCCGGTCCCGGTGTTACGAACTTAATCACCGCGATCGCTGACGCGAAGATGGATTCGATTCCGTTGATCGCGATCACGGGTCAGGTTCCCGTTTCGTTGATCGGAACCGATGCGTTTCAAGAGATAGACACTTTGAGTCTGTCGATCCCCGTCACAAAAAGAAGTTATCTCGTAAAAAACGCGGAGGATCTGATCACCATTCTTCCCCAAGCTTGGAAAACCTCGATCGAGGGAAGGCCCGGCCCCGTTTGGATCGACGTTCCCAAGGACGTGGCCTCAGCAAGGATAGAATGGGACGAACAAAAAGAAAAAGAATTCTGGAATATTCAAAAAACTGAATTTATTTTGAAGATCGAAAAAAACTGGAAGGCCGATTTCGCGAGAATGTTGTCCGAATCGAAACGACCCGTTTTTTACATCGGAGGCGGTCTCAACCGCCCTTTATCCGCTGAACTTTTCGGAATTCTTCAGGAACGTTTGAACTTTCCCGTGGTTTCCACGTTGATGGGACTCGGAATCTGCAAGGACGATCATCCTGAATTTTTGGGAATGCTCGGAATGCACGGTTCCAGAGCCACGAACCTTGCTTTGGAAGAAGCCGATCTTTTGATCGCGCTCGGAGTTCGTTTCGACGATCGCGCCACCGGTAAGTTGAACGAGTTTTGTCCGAACGCGAAAATCGTTCACGTCGACATAGACGCGACCGAAATCGGTAAATTAAAAAATCCTAATTTATATTTGAAACACGAGATCGAGGATTTTATCAGACAGATTCTGGAAGAGGAATATTCTTCCGTATATGTCGCCAAGGAAGAATGGTTGGATCGCGTTCAAACCTTGAAGACGTTATACGACTTTCCGATGCCCGATGAAAAAGATTTCTTACATCCTTTTAAGATCCTCAAGGACGTGGGAGAAATTTTAAAAGATAAGGCGATCGTGACCACGGATGTGGGTCAGCATCAGATGTGGGCCGCTCAATACTATCCGTTTCAAAAACAAGGATCTTTGCTG
Coding sequences within it:
- a CDS encoding sensor histidine kinase, coding for MRELKPKNRKLPSSPAILESGLSPKFFLNLLKEISPIVAIDDKQTILFANESFRKEFGGSSRNLMGKNLFRIFGLNPVDQEEMESNINLSKRGKVQNQEFRKQKIYYGYSVFRFGESTGIILKNITENKRLERKIANLHTKLLQSQEEERIRLSRELHDGVGQTILAAKLNFQAYSRNPKIYEAQFDTGLLLIDKASQELRDIYTNLHPSTLREIGLEAAIRALSSDLFPPTDVIADLDLNLKPDLQQTIANQVFRIVQEIFQNAIKHSQARKISLKIHVKGRQLSLDAKDDGIGFQERKVRARSSGFGLENIRRRVEDLNGKFKIDSSAGKGTKFIIRIPLEKNKTTSTKKI
- a CDS encoding LruC domain-containing protein; the protein is MKGFLKLASVVLVGGVLLFGANACTNSQDPNLLWLLSATQPNPSAAPDGEQPFSIVINDETAPVDFVFDTTKTVNVNIQVLSPESPISGSLVQIFNIDNTAQKSIFRAATSENGEVKGSFTIDEATRKVFLKVEAFGQLYEAEIEIINSYSISRRITVVIKGNSNVAYPDSDGDGIADKDDAYPNDATRASTFRYPTEGYYTISFEDLYPAQGDADFNDYNARVVFEEDWNAKGEVSRVRANFVHVAKGAGYNHTLHLTIPGVTASSYALTRYGFDGTTVESNTGGNDSAISSLEILPRSNTTIQNSNSSRSNTVFKKGKSANLEVILQNAINRVSLGPAPYDTFVKVINTNKEIHFPKRYFDANGKDLYLDSTGFPWALLVPGNFLWPYESTDIRKSYPSFKPWYESSGNTNQDWYLTPVTSEVFPATN
- a CDS encoding HDOD domain-containing protein; this translates as MSQSKTLELHHHRDLGLYSNLKDLNHPVLENSPVHYRFHNLTENVDSIISRTLDRYLLQLDIIYVRDSVFATLKETIANSIKANIKRIYFREMEADIHNPEVYKQKILGFKKKYIDNKEKYEELLFKNNFVVLVSFIHNKDMIRIRVMNNVKLSPTEVERINQRIEKSKVYSDLAEAFMEAGDETEGAGLGLIMSLIMLKNDGLSATSYKIESQGNNTSVIIDIPLNITKENLQLQKTQDIIKNIDGLPTFPKSIQDIQAMIERPNSSIGQIAETIKKDVALSANILKLANSAAFIRANKVESLDRAIQLIGLKELNQLLYSLGTKQILEDKFPAFLSIWEKSNQCAFYCKLVANRMNLPKDTVSNLMSAALLHDIGEIILLSLEERTMKSIGKISASKEIASAVSMEEAALGITHTKVGALIAEKWNFPDIYAKAMEYHHRPLSVDEEFAPYIYPIYIGDMMIKINNEEAKYSEIPEKILQFCKFGSSGDFHSFRTKALENFLASTR
- a CDS encoding aldehyde dehydrogenase family protein; translation: MPTLQESPVKIPNSNQTPNFPPLDKAEIERVFKLQKQHFHKVMKLTSASQRIDRLKKLRQAIFKYTPEIEKAVNSDFRKHAREVDITEIMPSISEINDAIHHVRKWMKPVHAKTPMTLFGSKSQILYEPRGVVLIIGPWNYPFYLTFAPLAAAIAAGNTVLIKPSEFTPATTEITQKIISEVFPKEEVAVFAGDYQVSGALMELPLDHIFFTGSTQVGKIVMTAAAKHLTSVTLELGGKSPAIIDRSADLKKAAKKLVWGKVLNAGQTCVAPDYLLIPNDLIKPFVEEAKAVVKDFYGKDGKPLKENADFCRIINDRNFNRVSGYIHEAVEKGAKIEMGGDTDASQNYIEPTLLSNVPDNSNIMEDEIFGPVLPMIPYTNLDEAIEKINSRPKPLALYIFGKKERAIKKILKETSSGGAAVNDVILHLANPNLPFGGVNHSGHGSYHGYFGFKAFSHERSVLRQAALSSIDLMYPPYTNFVKRLVSLTKKFLV
- a CDS encoding alpha/beta hydrolase, coding for MSKRFLLNGILGFIFFLFIACIGGAWYFAEVLLHPRPPHKCKPEHYIFCNDPKADLDLNYENVKYKTSDGMEISAWWVPANRPSDKVMISIHGRGATRREGLRYVKLFHDQGINVILPDLRNCGESQKSFSSMGFHERKDLQATLDFVKNKGMKSTGILGFSMGAATSILFMAEQPEIKIGIFDSGFADFVEVVSFVAKRDFGLPKYPLLPFVIFFYETRGNLETDDLSPEKVIGSISPRPVLIFHGTADNGVPYEHGLRLEKAAKEPKELVTVEGGEHTKLWQKDEKLVSSKILQLIQKL
- the tpx gene encoding thiol peroxidase, translated to MAQVTLKGNPIPLEGKVPAPGDKAPEFKAIKQDLSEFGLKDYAGKVKILVAVPSLDTSVCAIETKVFNEKAAGLSGIATLIISGDLPFAMKRFCSTEGIDSPNLVTGSQYRDFSFSKAYGTHIADGPLKGLSARAVFVVDKTDTVRYVELVPEIGTEPNYAAALAAANAAL
- the ilvB gene encoding biosynthetic-type acetolactate synthase large subunit → MNINGAELIIRFLEYAGIEIVAGIPGGASLPIYDALHGSKIRHILARHEQGAGFIAGGMARASGKPAVCIASSGPGVTNLITAIADAKMDSIPLIAITGQVPVSLIGTDAFQEIDTLSLSIPVTKRSYLVKNAEDLITILPQAWKTSIEGRPGPVWIDVPKDVASARIEWDEQKEKEFWNIQKTEFILKIEKNWKADFARMLSESKRPVFYIGGGLNRPLSAELFGILQERLNFPVVSTLMGLGICKDDHPEFLGMLGMHGSRATNLALEEADLLIALGVRFDDRATGKLNEFCPNAKIVHVDIDATEIGKLKNPNLYLKHEIEDFIRQILEEEYSSVYVAKEEWLDRVQTLKTLYDFPMPDEKDFLHPFKILKDVGEILKDKAIVTTDVGQHQMWAAQYYPFQKQGSLLTSGGLGTMGFGLPTAIGAALVSPGKRIVCVSGDGSILMNVQELDTLRELDLDVTVLLMNNGHLGLVRQQQELFFSSRFSASRFSMPTNFLKIASSFGIPSFSLNGESSPYEVLEEALNRKGPSFVMLQVAPELHVLPMVPPGKPNREMIH